One window of the Pelmatolapia mariae isolate MD_Pm_ZW linkage group LG15, Pm_UMD_F_2, whole genome shotgun sequence genome contains the following:
- the LOC134643046 gene encoding protein eva-1 homolog A isoform X2, translating to MFPKKLLHEQGPRPPAYHPAPSAHDPNIVGDSPPEGSSVKSPDTVPERKKPRETNADEEKSFENGKGGEEREESPLHPPDMNPIINSTSSGNMALISNALAAYTYISDHPERAALFFVCGVCLGLFLTLFALVVQISCRTDCQPRQRPPAKKRPRPPDSSSDSSDSDSDWDTTSDLSARRHRRFERTLNMNVFTSAEELERAQRLEERERIIREIWMNGQPDIPGTRSLNRYY from the exons TCCCAAAGAAGTTGCTCCACGAGCAGGGCCCCAGACCACCAGCCTACCACCCAGCACCCAGCGCCCATGACCCTAACATAGTGGGAGACAGCCCTCCTGAAGGGAGCTCAGTCAAAAGCCCTGACACTGTTCCAG aaaGGAAGAAACCCAGGGAGACGAACGCCGACGAGGAAAAGTCTTTTGAAAACggaaaaggaggagaagaaagagaagaaagtcCATTGCATCCCCCGGACATGAATCCCATCATCAACTCAACATCGAGTGGCAACATGGCCCTCATTAGTAACGCATTGGCAGCCTACACTTACATATCAG ACCACCCAGAGAGGGCTGCACTATTCTTTGTCTGTGGTGTGTGTTTGGGCCTCTTCCTCACCCTCTTCGCCCTGGTAGTACAGATCTCCTGTCGTACCGACTGCCAGCCCCGCCAGCGGCCTCCCGCCAAGAAACGACCGCGTCCTCCCGACTCATCCTCCGATTCCAGCGACTCGGACTCAGACTGGGACACCACCTCAGATCTGTCGGCGCGGAGACACCGGCGCTTTGAGCGTACGCTCAACATGAACGTGTTCACGTCGGCGGAGGAGCTGGAAAGAGCACAGAGGCTTGAGGAAAGGGAGCGAATCATCCGGGAGATCTGGATGAACGGACAGCCGGACATCCCAGGGACACGGAGCCTCAATCGGTATTACTGA
- the LOC134643046 gene encoding protein eva-1 homolog A isoform X3, translating to MNPIINSTSSGNMALISNALAAYTYISDHPERAALFFVCGVCLGLFLTLFALVVQISCRTDCQPRQRPPAKKRPRPPDSSSDSSDSDSDWDTTSDLSARRHRRFERTLNMNVFTSAEELERAQRLEERERIIREIWMNGQPDIPGTRSLNRYY from the exons ATGAATCCCATCATCAACTCAACATCGAGTGGCAACATGGCCCTCATTAGTAACGCATTGGCAGCCTACACTTACATATCAG ACCACCCAGAGAGGGCTGCACTATTCTTTGTCTGTGGTGTGTGTTTGGGCCTCTTCCTCACCCTCTTCGCCCTGGTAGTACAGATCTCCTGTCGTACCGACTGCCAGCCCCGCCAGCGGCCTCCCGCCAAGAAACGACCGCGTCCTCCCGACTCATCCTCCGATTCCAGCGACTCGGACTCAGACTGGGACACCACCTCAGATCTGTCGGCGCGGAGACACCGGCGCTTTGAGCGTACGCTCAACATGAACGTGTTCACGTCGGCGGAGGAGCTGGAAAGAGCACAGAGGCTTGAGGAAAGGGAGCGAATCATCCGGGAGATCTGGATGAACGGACAGCCGGACATCCCAGGGACACGGAGCCTCAATCGGTATTACTGA
- the efhc1 gene encoding EF-hand domain-containing protein 1, giving the protein MSCTWNSHGLPFLPGYTFRDVTKSAFHRPQTLSYRNGYALPRRPTVGIGNDPLLSEQLTQQEISELAFETPDLTYGPFGKRVHEDFIPAHVALDKKALRYFGYFMEAILYSPEEEYRVRPVVIYYYLEDDSICIIEPTVENSGIPQGKRIKRHQLPKNERGEHYHWKDLNLGMDLDVYGVKYRITQCDTFTKEFMESEGMIVNDPEPMPADPYIMRRENPPPCHTTPSTFDNLHKFLNMDRKVLRFFALWDDADSLYGESRPVTIHYYLVDDTAEIAEVHQPNSGRDPFPILMRRQRLPKKIKSENFPSAVMEVSKEEVDEYYSPKDFQVGQRMKLLGRNFLLYDCDGFTKEYYQKNHPEMEMKSIEIPKKVDMPQDRKKTVPPYNGFGSLEDSLQNCLHLIPEPPKVNVVKMLENDHKVLRYSARLDSQNPEDEDRRFILSYFLSNDMISIFEKTTRNSGIIGGKFLEKSRVPKPGSTVDKPAYYSPADFAIGATVEVFGHRFVLTDADHYVLKYLESNWSDIPSKTLDSLRQKLGVEIETTQPPDQDGKDYTSHLD; this is encoded by the exons ATGTCGTGTACCTGGAACAGCCACGGACTACCCTTTTTACCGGGATATACATTTCGAGATGTAACG AAGTCAGCCTTCCATCGACCCCAAACTCTGAGCTATAGGAATGGCTATGCTCTGCCCCGACGTCCCACTGTGGGCATTGGCAACGACCCTCTTTTATCAGAGCAGCTCACTCAACAAGAGATTAGTGAGTTAGCCTTCGAGACACCTGACCTTACTTATGGCCCCTTTGGTAAAAGAGTACATGAAGACTTTATCCCTGCTCATGTGGCCCTTGACAAGAAG GCGCTGCGCTACTTTGGATATTTTATGGAGGCTATCTTGTATTCTCCTGAAGAGGAGTACCGTGTGCGCCCTGTGGTAATTTACTATTACCTAGAGGATGACAGCATTTGCATCATCGAGCCCACAGTAGAGAACTCTGGGATACCACAGGGAAAGCGAATCAAACGCCACCAGTTGCCCAAGAATGAACGTGGAGAACATTACCATTGGAAAGATCTCAACCTTGGTATGGACCTGGACGTGTATGGGGTCAAATACCGCATCACCCAGTGTGATACCTTTACTAAG GAATTTATGGAAAGTGAAGGCATGATTGTAAATGACCCTGAGCCAATGCCAGCGGATCCTTACATCATGCGTCGTGAAAACCCTCCACCGTGTCACACTACACCTTCCACATTTGATAATTTGCACAAGTTTCTCAACATGGACCGCAAG GTGTTACGCTTCTTCGCTCTGTGGGATGATGCTGACTCTCTGTATGGGGAGTCCAGGCCTGTTACCATTCACTATTACCTGGTGGATGATACAGCGGAGATCGCAGAGGTCCACCAACCGAACAGCGGCCGGGATCCCTTCCCCATCCTGATGCGGAGGCAGAGACTACCCAAAAAGATCAAATCAG AGAACTTCCCCAGCGCAGTGATGGAGGTCTCAAAGGAAGAGGTGGATGAGTATTACTCCCCAAAAGACTTCCAGGTGGGTCAAAGGATGAAACTACTGGGGCGCAACTTCCTGCTTTATGACTGTGATGGCTTCACTAAAGAATATTACCAAAAGAACCACCCGGAAATGGAGATGAAGTCCATAGAGATACCAAAGAAGGTTGATATGCCTCAAGACAGGAAGAAG ACAGTTCCTCCCTACAATGGTTTTGGTTCACTTGAGGATTCTCTTCAGAATTGTTTGCATCTGATTCCCGAGCCTCCCAAAGTGAACGTGGTAAAGATGCTAGAGAACGACCATAAAGTGTTGCGCTACAGTGCCAGACTG GACTCCCAGAATCCTGAAGATGAAGACCGGCGTTTCATCCTGTCCTACTTCCTGTCCAATGACATGATCAGCATTTTTGAAAAGACCACACGCAACTCTGGTATCATTGGTGGAAAATTTCTGGAAAAGTCCCGTGTCCCCAAGCCGGGCTCTACTGTAGACAAACCTGCGTACTACTCACCTGCAGACTTCGCTATCGGGGCCACTGTGGAAG TTTTTGGTCACCGCTTTGTGTTGACTGATGCCGACCACTATGTGCTCAAATACTTGGAGTCTAACTGGAGTGACATCCCTTCCAAGACACTGGATTCTTTGCGGCAGAAGCTGGGTGTGGAAATTGAAACTACCCAGCCACCTGACCAAGATGGGAAAGACTATACCAGCCATTTAGACTAA
- the tram2 gene encoding translocating chain-associated membrane protein 2 → MAFRRRNKSYPFFSQEFLIQNHADIVFGLVIFILIGLMFEATAKTAILFIQPQYNVTTLSSEGEVTLYHYGWKDCATILFYFFIAIILHAVVQEYLLDKVNRRLHLSKSKNTKFNESGQLCVFHLVSSVWSFYILITEGYLLHPSTLWENYPHVHLRFQVKFFYLTQLAYWLHALPELYFQKVRKEEISRQLQYICLYLLHISAAYLLNLSRVGLVLLFLQYVSELGFHIARLLYFTDENHQKMFDLWAVSFVFTRMSTLTLMFLAVGFGLARSDNQELDLEMGNFNTVLIRMTVLLLVCLTQSWLLWKFIRFQLRRWREFRHEQAVRKKSAAKQPLRPLKRDSLGHHENGVLKAENGASPRTKKLKSP, encoded by the exons ATGGCATTTCGCCGAAGAAATAAGAGCTATcctttcttcagccaggagttcTTAATTCAAAACCATGCTGACATCGTATTCGGTTTGGTGATTTTCATTCTGATTGGACTGATGTTTGAG GCAACAGCAAAGACGGCCATACTGTTCATTCAGCCTCAGTACAACGTCACCACGTTATCGTCAG agGGAGAGGTGACGTTGTACCATTACGGATGGAAGGACTGTGCCACCATCCTGTTCTATTTCTTCATCGCCATCATCCTACACGCAGTAGTGCAGGAATATCTTCTGGAC AAAGTGAACAGACGTCTTCACCTCTCCAAGAGCAAGAACACCAAGTTTAATGAGTCGGGTCAACTTTGCGTGTTTCACTTGGTGTCTAGTGTGTGGAGTTTCTACATCCTCATTACA GAAGGATATCTCCTGCATCCCAGCACCCTTTGGGAGAACTATCCTCATGTACATCTCag GTTTCAGGTGAAGTTTTTCTACCTCACTCAGCTTGCCTACTGGCTCCATGCCTTGCCAGAGCTCTACTTCCAGAAAGTCCGCAAG GAGGAGATTTCTCGCCAGCTCCAGTACATCTGCCTGTATTTGCTCCACATCTCTGCAGCCTATTTGTTAAA TTTAAGTCGTGTGGGTCTGGTACTCCTCTTCCTGCAGTACGTGTCAGAGTTGGGCTTCCACATCGCCAGACTCCTGTATTTCACTGATGAGAACCACCAGAAAAT GTTTGATCTGTGGGCGGTCAGCTTCGTGTTTACGCGGATGTCTACGCTGACCCTGATGTTCCTGGCAGTGGGGTTTGGTTTGGCTCGTTCAGATAATCAGGAGCTGGACCTGGAGATGGGGAACTTCAACACTGTGCTGATAAG GATGACCGTTCTACTGTTGGTATGTTTAACTCAATCGTGGCTACTCTGGAAGTTTATTCGCTTCCAGCTGAGGCGCTGGAGGGAGTTCAGACACGAGCAGGCTGTTCGCAAGAAGTCTGCTGCAAAACAACCCCTAAGGCCACTAAAGAGAGATTCAC TTGGTCACCATGAAAATGGAGTTCTTAAAGCTGAGAACGGAGCCTCTCCTCGGACGAAGAAACTCAAATCCCCTTAA